A stretch of the Gracilinanus agilis isolate LMUSP501 chromosome 4, AgileGrace, whole genome shotgun sequence genome encodes the following:
- the LOC123243642 gene encoding nmrA-like family domain-containing protein 1 produces MASKKVIVVFGATGSQGGSVARAIMEGKDFSVKAVTRDVTRPSALALKELGAEVVKCDLNDQESLKGILKGAYGAFLVTNFWDDFSKEKEVKQGKMVADASKQLGLKHVVYSGLENVKKLTKGKLEVHHFDGKGEVEEYFWSIGVPMTSVRISAYFENFLNIWKPVKASDGDYYNLVLPMKDIPMDGISVADIGPAVASIFRSPEEFLGKAVGLSAEALTVQQYADILSKTLGKVVKDAKITPEAYEKLGFPGAKEMADMMRFYHMRPDRDVQLTHKLNPKVKSFFQFVSENKDAFKDL; encoded by the exons ATGGCAAGCAAGAAAGTCATCGTTGTGTTTGGGGCAACAG GTTCTCAGGGTGGTTCTGTGGCCAGAGCCATTATGGAGGGCAAAGACTTTTCTGTAAAAGCAGTGACTCGGGATGTGACCAGACCTTCTGCCCTGGCCCTAAAAGAACTGGGAGCTGAGGTGGTGAAATGTGACCTGAATGACCAAGAGTCCCTGAAGGGAATCCTTAAAGGTGCCTATGGAGCCTTTCTGGTGACCAACTTCTGGGATGACTTCAGCAAAGAGAAGGAAGTGAAACAG GGGAAGATGGTGGCTGATGCCAGTAAACAACTAGGCTTGAAGCATGTGGTATACAGTGGCCTGGAGAATGTAAAGAAGTTGACCAAAGGAAAACTGGAGGTGCATCACTTTGATGGGAAAGGGGAAGTGGAAGAGTATTTCTGGTCCATTGGAGTTCCCATGACCAGTGTCAGGATATCAGCCTACTTTGAAAACTTCCTAAATATCTGGAAACCTGTGAAGGCATCTGATGGCGACTACTACAACTTGG TGTTGCCTATGAAGGACATCCCCATGGATGGCATCTCTGTTGCTGACATTGGACCAGCAGTGGCCAGCATCTTCAGGTCCCCGGAGGAGTTCCTGGGCAAGGCTGTGGGTCTCAGTGCAGAAGCTCTGACAGTTCAGCAGTATGCAGACATCCTCTCTAAGACCTTGGGGAAGGTGGTTAAAGACGCCAAG ATCACCCCAGAAGCTTACGAGAAGCTGGGATTCCCTGGAGCCAAGGAAATGGCTGACATGATGCGTTTCTATCACATGAGGCCAGACAGAGATGTGCAGCTCACCCACAAGCTCAACCCCAAGGTCAAGAGTTTCTTCCAGTTTGTGTCTGAGAATAAAGATGCCTTCAAGGACCTGTAG